A single genomic interval of Helianthus annuus cultivar XRQ/B chromosome 6, HanXRQr2.0-SUNRISE, whole genome shotgun sequence harbors:
- the LOC110864741 gene encoding methionine aminopeptidase 1A, translating to MTGGTDVTESSLSCVKCGKPAHLQCPKCVELKLPREGASFCTQDCFKASWSSHKAVHLKAKLSSIGSNTPWESGIASPSDGWLYCLRKGQSRTAQMPHFDWTGPLRPYPISKKRVVPAGIELPDWAVDGIPKIEPASDLQHVVEIKSAEKIARMRETNRIAREVLDAAARVVRPGVTTDEIDAVVHEATIAAGAYPSPLNYHFFPKSCCTSVNEVICHGIPDARKLEDGDIVNVDISLYYKGVHGDLNETFFVGNVDEASQQLVKCTYECLEKAIAIVKPGVRFREIGEIINRHATMSGLSVVKSYCGHGIGDLFHCAPNIPHYARNKAVGVMKAGQTFTIEPMINAGVWRDRMWPDGWTAVTADGKRSAQFEHTLLVTETGAEVLTARLPTSPKVFPWLN from the exons ATGACCGGCGGTACAGATGTTACGGAGAGTAGTTTATCATGTGTTAAATGCGGAAAACCTGCTCATCTTCA GTGCCCTAAGTGTGTTGAGTTGAAGCTTCCTCGTGAAGGTGCTTCTTTCTG TACTCAGGACTGTTTTAAGGCATCTTGGAGTTCTCATAAAGCAGTTCATTTGAAGGCAAAGTTGTCGTCGATTGGATCGAACACGCCATGGGAAAGTGGTATAGCTTCTCCGAGTGATGGTTGGTTGTATTGTTTGAGGAAAGGACAGTCGCGGACAGCGCAAATGCCTCATTTTGACTGGACAGG aCCATTAAGACCATATCCCATATCAAAAAAGCGTGTAGTACCAGCAGGCATTGAGCTACCCGACTGGGCAGTTGAT GGAATTCCAAAAATCGAGCCTGCTAGTGATCTGCAGCATGTTGTTGAG ATTAAATCTGCAGAGAAAATTGCGAGAATGAGAGAAACTAACCGA ATAGCAAGGGAAGTTTTGGATGCGGCTGCACGTGTTGTGCGCCCTGGTGTGACCACCGATGAAATTGATGCTGTGGTTCATGAAGCAACCATTGCCGCTG GAGCATATCCATCTCCATTGAATTATCATTTCTTCCCCAAGTCTTGCTGCAC GTCTGTTAACGAAGTAATCTGCCATGGGATTCCAGACGCAAG GAAATTAGAGGATGGAGATATCGTGAACGTTGACATATCCCTTTATTATAAAGGGGTCCATG GTGACTTAAATGAAACCTTTTTTGTTGGTAATGTGGATGAGGCATCTCAACAACTGGTCAAATGTACTTATGAGTGTTTGGAAAAAGCAATAGCTATCG TCAAACCTGGAGTACGCTTTCGTGAAATTGGGGAAATTATAAATAGACATGCGACGATGTCTGGTTTATCAGTG GTGAAATCCTATTGCGGGCATGGTATTGGAGATCTCTTCCATTGTGCACCAAACATACCCCATTATGCCA GAAATAAAGCAGTTGGTGTGATGAAAGCTGGACAGACCTTCACTATTGAACCTATGATAAACGCTG GCGTGTGGCGTGATCGGATGTGGCCTGATGGCTGGACTGCTGTTACTGCAGATGGCAAACGCAGTGCTCAGTTTGAACATACCCTTTTG GTAACTGAGACTGGAGCGGAAGTTCTTACGGCACGACTTCCCACATCTCCCAAGGTTTTCCCGTGGTTAAATTAA